Proteins from one Argopecten irradians isolate NY chromosome 15, Ai_NY, whole genome shotgun sequence genomic window:
- the LOC138309517 gene encoding uncharacterized protein produces the protein MAMLLYWVVFVLSFLVLVSGEDKYHDSDDHKNDKNVAENAESGLTNGIISLLNGTFHHLKDDICSVQGKFDVLETIVNRLDTNSCNKTVLSDFKIAVTKDLEAVGKVQSGFENAIRLLQKEQEEIRALINSTSKQEDGHQTKDGDQARDQRLANCTTGWIGTQTKCFYVSMESERTSYEFAVGHCKTLGGKLVEIRNDEEANNLFRLMPDRIGLRDYIYTGEIRRDGIWVYFSNSEPVNEGLRTWAPDEPNGSPEICGCVSKEDAFMMTDCYCAGFALHFICEQPRTHL, from the exons ATGGCGATGCTATTGTATTGGGTAGTTTTCGTTTTGTCATTCCTAGTCCTTGTTTCGGGCGAAGACAAGTACCATGATTCAGATGACCATAAAAATGACAAGAATGttgctgaaaatgctgaaagtGGATTGACAAACGGAATTATTTCCCTGCTCAATGGGACCTTTCACCATCTCAAAGACGACATCTGTAGTGTACAGGGCAAATTCGATGTTTTAGAGACCATCGTGAACCGTTTAGATACTAACAGTTGTAATAAAACTGTGTTATCAGATTTCAAAATTGCTGTTACTAAAGATCTGGAAGCTGTCGGGAAAGTACAGAGTGGATTTGAAAACGCAATTCGCTTACTTCAGAAGGAACAGGAAGAAATACGAGCTTTGATTAACAGTACTAGTAAACAGGAGGATGGCCATCAAACCAAAGATGGCGACCAAGCCAGAG ACCAAAGACTTGCGAACTGTACGACTGGGTGGATAGGTACACAGACAAAGTGTTTTTATGTTTCAATGGAAAGTGAAAGGACTAGCTACGAATTCGCAGTA GGACATTGTAAAACGCTAGGTGGGAAGTTGGTTGAGATCAGGAATGACGAGGAAGCTAACAACCTTTTCAGATTGATGCCTGATCGAATTG GACTCCGAGATTACATCTACACCGGGGAGATAAGACGTGATGGGATCTGGGTTTACTTCTCGAACTCCGAACCCGTAAATGAGGGACTCCGAACTTGGGCCCCAGACGAACCAAACGGTTCACCTGAAATATGTGGGTGTGTGAGCAAGGAGGATGCTTTCATGATGACAGATTGTTATTGTGCAGGGTTTGCTTTACACTTTATCTGTGAACAACCGCGCACACATCTGTAA